One Mycobacteroides salmoniphilum DNA segment encodes these proteins:
- a CDS encoding AraC family transcriptional regulator produces the protein MEQLSIPPRWGTLVAELAQRQGMDAAKMLMNVQVSPRFLAGEPAMVGPEQIRTVIRETLARTADLSFGSSPEPIPPETLQLLMFSLATSETVGAAFARWVVFRDAMPLVPNMTVARSGDLATVAIEVSTLRLPDATVTEWILAAVVRMWSWLTMRSIHLDRICLPQARAAGRSNRSNILKAPIEFDSGSAAIILDAKLLDAPVLRTEEEITSLLENPEQIWFNVHSDRQQLPERVERIVASSIGQGIPTVRDIATALNMTPSALQRSLRSEFGTSVREIRDTALRAEAIRSLEGGMESLSDLSIRLGFSELSAFTRAFRRWTGASPAQYRNGARSVK, from the coding sequence GTGGAGCAGCTGTCTATCCCGCCGCGATGGGGCACCCTGGTGGCGGAGTTGGCACAGCGGCAGGGCATGGACGCAGCCAAAATGCTGATGAATGTGCAGGTTTCGCCACGGTTTCTCGCCGGCGAACCTGCGATGGTCGGCCCCGAGCAGATCCGCACCGTAATACGTGAGACCCTCGCCCGCACGGCAGACCTGTCATTTGGCAGCAGCCCGGAGCCGATCCCACCCGAGACACTCCAGCTTCTGATGTTCAGTCTCGCGACTTCCGAGACTGTCGGTGCGGCTTTTGCCCGCTGGGTGGTATTCCGCGACGCCATGCCTCTGGTGCCGAACATGACGGTGGCCAGATCTGGCGACCTCGCGACCGTGGCGATAGAGGTATCAACACTCAGATTGCCCGACGCCACAGTCACGGAATGGATTCTCGCCGCCGTAGTCCGGATGTGGAGCTGGTTGACCATGCGGTCGATACACCTGGACCGTATTTGCCTTCCTCAGGCTCGCGCGGCCGGGCGATCCAACCGCAGCAACATACTCAAGGCGCCGATAGAGTTCGACAGTGGTTCGGCCGCAATAATTCTGGACGCCAAGCTCCTCGATGCTCCGGTTCTGCGCACCGAGGAAGAAATCACATCCCTCCTCGAGAACCCGGAGCAGATCTGGTTCAACGTTCATAGTGACCGCCAGCAGCTGCCCGAGCGCGTCGAACGAATCGTCGCATCGAGTATCGGGCAGGGAATTCCGACCGTGCGCGATATCGCGACGGCGTTGAACATGACGCCCTCCGCGCTCCAGCGTTCACTCCGAAGCGAGTTCGGCACCTCGGTGCGAGAGATCAGAGATACCGCGCTGCGCGCTGAGGCCATCAGAAGCCTCGAGGGCGGAATGGAATCTCTTAGCGATCTATCGATCCGCCTTGGCTTTTCGGAGCTGAGCGCCTTTACTCGCGCCTTCCGCCGCTGGACGGGCGCTTCGCCGGCCCAGTACCGAAACGGTGCACGTTCGGTCAAGTAA
- a CDS encoding MarR family winged helix-turn-helix transcriptional regulator, with product MSSTTTRELLFALLKSSKALTQWARSNIPTDGGMTVPRATVLLGLSTRTEPAGMSELGEYLGMSPRNMTVLIDGLERESLVQRVPHERDRRITCVEITDAGRKIAKTELGPSELVSAALFDDLPVREQVELLRLLTKVAEALRARGIDVPQYRGS from the coding sequence ATGTCAAGCACAACGACGCGCGAACTGCTCTTCGCCCTGCTGAAGTCATCGAAGGCCCTCACACAGTGGGCCCGTTCGAACATCCCCACCGACGGCGGCATGACCGTGCCCCGCGCCACGGTGCTCCTCGGCCTGTCCACCCGAACCGAGCCCGCCGGAATGAGCGAACTCGGCGAGTATCTCGGCATGTCCCCACGGAACATGACGGTGCTCATTGACGGCCTCGAAAGAGAGAGCCTGGTCCAGCGGGTACCCCACGAGCGCGACCGACGGATCACCTGTGTCGAAATCACGGATGCAGGAAGGAAAATCGCCAAGACAGAACTCGGCCCCTCGGAACTGGTCTCTGCGGCGCTCTTCGACGACCTCCCGGTCAGGGAACAGGTGGAGCTGCTTCGCCTCCTGACCAAGGTGGCAGAGGCCCTGCGCGCGCGTGGAATTGACGTGCCGCAGTACCGGGGTAGTTGA
- a CDS encoding SDR family NAD(P)-dependent oxidoreductase: MSESTPQHTVVMTGATAGLGAHAAKLLAEHSNTRLIVGARGTGRDVPGAQVLPLDLASLDSVREFAEDVKRELGKVPIDVLVLNAGIQFRDTNHVTVDGFETTFAVNHLAHYLLARLLLPSLAEGGRLLITTSDTHDPAIIPFGPRSLDPERLAHPETGGLSAGFRAYASSKLCNLLTARSFAASDEVIRRRIDVVAYNPGLTLGTNLAGESMSGRAITGAFRPVLHLLSTVRPAFYPGRVETAGKALADLSTGALTPPQGRLYASLVKGKLTFPDPAPLAQDNRIADQLWRESATMVGLEPA; the protein is encoded by the coding sequence ATGAGCGAATCCACCCCCCAACACACCGTCGTCATGACGGGTGCCACCGCGGGACTCGGTGCGCACGCCGCCAAACTTCTTGCCGAACATTCGAATACGCGCCTGATTGTGGGTGCGCGCGGCACCGGCAGGGATGTTCCCGGCGCCCAGGTGCTGCCGCTCGATCTCGCCTCACTGGATAGCGTCAGGGAATTCGCCGAGGACGTGAAGCGTGAACTTGGCAAAGTCCCGATCGATGTGCTGGTGCTCAACGCGGGGATTCAGTTCCGGGACACGAACCATGTGACCGTCGATGGCTTCGAGACGACCTTCGCGGTCAATCATCTCGCGCACTACCTGCTGGCGCGGCTGCTCCTGCCCAGCCTCGCGGAGGGTGGTCGTCTGCTCATTACCACCAGCGACACCCACGACCCGGCGATCATCCCGTTCGGACCGCGGTCGCTGGACCCGGAGCGTCTGGCGCACCCCGAAACGGGCGGATTGTCCGCGGGCTTTCGCGCGTACGCGTCCTCCAAGCTGTGCAACCTGCTGACTGCGCGATCCTTCGCCGCGTCGGATGAGGTCATTCGTCGGCGGATCGATGTGGTCGCATACAACCCCGGCCTTACCCTGGGGACGAATCTGGCGGGGGAGTCGATGTCGGGTCGCGCGATCACGGGGGCGTTCCGGCCGGTGCTGCACTTGCTCTCCACAGTGCGGCCCGCCTTCTATCCAGGGCGCGTCGAAACGGCGGGAAAGGCACTGGCGGATCTTTCGACGGGCGCACTGACACCGCCGCAGGGTCGCCTCTATGCGTCACTTGTCAAGGGGAAATTGACTTTCCCGGACCCGGCGCCGCTGGCACAGGACAACCGCATCGCGGATCAGCTGTGGCGGGAGAGCGCGACCATGGTGGGGCTAGAGCCGGCCTGA
- a CDS encoding NAD-dependent epimerase/dehydratase family protein yields the protein MKTAVTGAAGFIGTNLVNLLVEHGHEVVAIDRAAPSSPETREAVTWVSGDVLDLASMTKALAGVEVVYHLVAVITLKHEDELCWRINTEGARTVAQAALAVGVRRMVHCSSIDSYSNSVATLDENSPRSTGADLPVYQRSKWGGEVAVREVIESGLDAVIGNPTGVYGPVDLPNLSRINKLLFDSARGRLPAMVNSKYDLVDARDVAAGLYLAGEKGRTGENYLFGGHMGSLLEVCRLAARHVGKRGPLFALPMGLLNASVPLIEPIGKLLKNDALSRAAFNKLTVSPTANITKARTELGYDPRSIETTVTELVDFFVSSGRL from the coding sequence ATGAAGACTGCTGTCACCGGAGCCGCCGGCTTCATTGGTACCAACCTAGTCAATCTCCTGGTGGAGCACGGGCACGAAGTGGTCGCCATCGACCGCGCCGCGCCCAGCTCACCGGAGACTCGCGAGGCCGTGACCTGGGTCTCCGGTGACGTTCTCGACTTAGCCTCGATGACCAAGGCCCTCGCAGGCGTCGAGGTCGTCTACCACCTGGTGGCGGTCATCACGCTCAAGCACGAAGACGAGCTGTGCTGGCGCATCAACACCGAGGGTGCGCGCACCGTCGCGCAGGCCGCCCTCGCCGTCGGCGTCCGCCGCATGGTGCATTGCAGCTCTATCGACTCCTACTCCAACAGTGTGGCCACCCTCGACGAGAACTCACCGCGCTCGACGGGTGCCGACCTGCCCGTCTACCAGCGCTCCAAGTGGGGTGGCGAGGTTGCCGTGCGCGAGGTCATCGAGTCCGGATTGGACGCCGTCATCGGCAACCCCACCGGCGTCTACGGCCCGGTGGATCTGCCCAACCTGTCCCGCATCAACAAGCTGCTGTTCGACAGTGCCCGCGGACGACTTCCCGCCATGGTGAACAGCAAGTACGACCTCGTCGATGCCCGCGATGTCGCGGCCGGGCTATACCTGGCCGGCGAGAAGGGGCGCACCGGCGAGAACTATCTATTCGGCGGCCACATGGGCAGCCTGTTAGAGGTGTGTCGCCTGGCCGCGCGCCATGTCGGCAAGCGCGGTCCGCTGTTCGCGCTGCCGATGGGTCTGCTCAACGCCTCGGTTCCGCTCATCGAGCCGATCGGGAAGCTGCTGAAGAACGACGCGCTGAGCCGCGCCGCATTCAACAAGCTGACCGTCTCGCCCACTGCGAACATCACCAAGGCCCGCACCGAGTTGGGTTACGACCCTCGCTCGATCGAGACGACGGTCACCGAACTCGTGGACTTCTTCGTCAGTTCAGGCCGGCTCTAG